The DNA segment AGCGTGACGAACTGCTCGGACGGAACCGCAAAGCGGATGGTCGTGGCGGGATTGAACGGGTTGGGATGGTTTTGTGCGAGCCAGAACGAGGCGGGCAGTGTCCCGGCCTCCTGCGCAACGCCGGTAGAAATCTTTCCGCCCACCATCATGTAGCGCCAGACTTCAGCATAAGCGGGTTCGTTGTTGACCTTGGGCGTCTTGCTGTCAACGGCCACGCTTTGATGCGCGTCGCTGACTTTCAGGCGGGTGACCAGCGTGTGCGACCCTTGAAACGGCGCCGGCGTGTTGTCCACGGTGACGAGCGTGCCGAAGGCAAACATGCCCCAAATATTCCAGACTTGTTGCCGGCCGAAGAGATTGTCTTCCGCATGCGTGAAGCCGTAGTAGCCCGCGGCGGGGGTGGCATTGTTGGCGCTGATCCACGGCGCCAGTCCGGTGGTCGCGCTGCCATCCTCCCCACCGGCTAAAAACAGCGCGCGTTCCAGGCGGTGATAGTGGGCAATCACGCCGGTGTGGCCGGCACCCTGGGAATGTCCGCCGACGATCATCTTTTCCCAAACCAGACTGTCGCCGCCTCTAAAATACTGCCCCCAACCCTCCTGCGGAAAGTTCTTGTCGAGGTAAAGCAACAGCTTGATCAGACGGTTTTCGATGGAATTCGGCCGGTTGACGTCCACGCGCGGCGTGCGGTCCGTGCCATCAATGATTTCCAGGCGGCAGGCCTCATAGCAATTCGCATCGTTGGTGTTGTCGCACAGGTCAAAGTTCACCGTCC comes from the candidate division KSB1 bacterium genome and includes:
- a CDS encoding T9SS type A sorting domain-containing protein, coding for MWKGILLSMAFGCFTLAPAMAGVQEREIAPRATDNQIDKWNSNHIVCFDPAVTPRNLLFVFLPGSHLNAGDYQLITRVAAEAGLHAISLNYPNSWTVNFDLCDNTNDANCYEACRLEIIDGTDRTPRVDVNRPNSIENRLIKLLLYLDKNFPQEGWGQYFRGGDSLVWEKMIVGGHSQGAGHTGVIAHYHRLERALFLAGGEDGSATTGLAPWISANNATPAAGYYGFTHAEDNLFGRQQVWNIWGMFAFGTLVTVDNTPAPFQGSHTLVTRLKVSDAHQSVAVDSKTPKVNNEPAYAEVWRYMMVGGKISTGVAQEAGTLPASFWLAQNHPNPFNPATTIRFAVPSEQFVTLKVYDNLGKLVATLVDGAVAAGTHSVEFEAAGLASGLYWYRLETAQGLLQKAMQLVK